The Oncorhynchus gorbuscha isolate QuinsamMale2020 ecotype Even-year linkage group LG04, OgorEven_v1.0, whole genome shotgun sequence genome includes the window ACAACTGACAACACTCtactctctccaccactctgccccAGCACAGCAGAATCGCACTATGTCCTCCACCTTCTCCATGCGCAGCTACTCAGCCCGCCAGCCATCCTTCTCCAGCATGTCtctgagagacagcagtagtagtggtggcagGAGCCGCTCCAAagcccctgtctcctccctgtcctctgccagcaccctgtccctctcccgctccctctccatGGGCAACGGGCTCAATGTCCTGGGCGCCCTCTCCTCCCTGAACGGCATGGGTGTGGGCGCCAGTGACAAGGAGACCATGCAGGGCCTGAATGACCGGCTGTCCAACTACCTGGACAAGGTGCGCTCCCTGGAGCGATCCAACGCTGAGCTGGAGCTCAAGATCAAACAACTGATGCTGGAGCGGGCCCCCAAAGGTCACGATATCGAGGGTATGATGGCCCAGGCTCACGCCATTGGACAGGAGGTCAGTGCCCACCTGGCCGTAATGATGAATATGATATGTAATCAGCTAGTCAGTTATTGTGTATAGGTCACAATACCTGGGTACCCTTATTGTTTACATTGTGTAGTCCTATTCCACAAACGTCTCCTGTATGTGCCCTGCCATGCTCCTCAACTTTCTTCTTTCACTAGTACATCAGATCCGACTGCTGTCCTGCGATGGGACACTTTCAGATGTGTATCTATGTGCTTTAGTGTCTAACTTTAAAGTAAATGTGTTCCTTCCTTCCTGCTACTTCTCAGGTGAGAAAGAAGACCCTGGAGAATGCCCGCATCATGCTGGAGATTGATAACGCCAAGCTGGCCGCCGATGACTTCAGGGTCAAGTGAGTGCCAaacatagaattaggaattagaatactagaatggacatGAACCTTCTTATGATGGGATAAAGGTCAGCtattttggtcagggagttggtcaaccatggtttgccagTGCTTTCACCCCATTCCGGAACTTTTAGGGTTCATGACATagcccctctagtaatttaataaGATCTCTTTGGTGCCAACACAGAGGGGCTTTTCTTTTACCTGCCTGTCTGTGAGATTCACATGGGAGTGCTAGACTACGTTGCACTTTGGATAAATAACCTCTCTGTCAGGCCGAGAAATAAGAGCCTGCTCCCACGGTACTCACAGACTGAAAGGAGGCCATCAGTTAGCACTGGccatgatagatagatagatagatagatagatagatagatagatagggtcAAGGAAACATCATCCATTTCAGAGGAATCTGTGGTTGGCAAGGTGAAGCACAAATCAAGAGGCGCCAGAGTTGTCTGTGTCAAGGTCCCTATGTATTCACAATGTACTGATGGTATACAGTCAAATGTTGGAATGCAGCAGTGCTCACAGAATGTGTAGATGTGTCTGCTGACTGAGGTatggttaagtgtgtgtgtttacctgcgtgtgtgtgtctgcataccggtgtgtgtatctgtgtgtgtccatgactGTGTGCTATGCCTTTGTTACCATCCATTTGTGTAGATGGGAGGCTGAGGCCACACTGTGCCAGTCTGTAGAGAGGGACTGTCTGGCTCTCCGGAGGGCCAAGTCAGACCACGACCAGATCATAGCcaccctgagaggagacctggacAGCCTGAAGGAGGAGCTCTACTTCCTCAAGAAGAATCACGATGAGGTGAGAGCTCCACTGCATGGGTCAAAACTGATGAGTCAATACTGATGGGTCAATACTGATGAGTAATTACACATCAACCTAATCACTTCACACGTTGTCAAACTGTTTTTGGTTCAGGGGAGGTTTGTTCCAGTGCACATACTCTTAAATATGAATTACATCCTCAAAAAAACATGAGGCTTCATATGGTATCCTTAAGGCATCTTGTTTTACTTCgtaaaatgtttattatttcagGCAAATGGTGCTTGTTGGTACATGGGTAATTGTGttcaaattaaaaatatattctCATTTGGTACGTGAATACAGTTTCATTCCCCCATGCATGTTGAATGTCACTGAAATATAATCATGGGTAGAATGACCACACCCTGTACTACTTGTAGTCTTTGAGTCTAGTGATACTATGATCATACAgactactgcacacacacacacacacacacacacacacacacacacacacacacacacacacacacacacacacacacacacacacacacacacacacacacacacacacacacacacacacacacacacacacacacacacacacacacacacacacacacacacacacacacacacaccattacgtAAGCTCCACTAGccacagggagtgtgtgtgtttggacagCCAGGTGTGGTGTCCAGGATGTGGCCAACAACTCAGGCTCCCTAGTAAAAATTatatctcccacacacacacacacacacacacacacacacacacacacacacacacacacacacacacacacacacacacacacacacacacacacacacacacacacacacacacacacacacacacacacacacacacacacacaatattaccTCTGAataattcataataataataaataatttatTGGTTTCTTATATTTGTGCTAATTCACATATGTACAAGTGTATATTAACAGACAATAGAGTGTCAATGTTTCCATCAGACACCTTTTTAAGAGCTCACCTGGCTGCCTCCCCATAGAACCAGCAACAACACACTGACCTCAACTGTCACCTGACATCTGGATGTT containing:
- the LOC124034463 gene encoding keratin, type I cytoskeletal 18-like, with product MSSTFSMRSYSARQPSFSSMSLRDSSSSGGRSRSKAPVSSLSSASTLSLSRSLSMGNGLNVLGALSSLNGMGVGASDKETMQGLNDRLSNYLDKVRSLERSNAELELKIKQLMLERAPKGHDIEGMMAQAHAIGQEVRKKTLENARIMLEIDNAKLAADDFRVKWEAEATLCQSVERDCLALRRAKSDHDQIIATLRGDLDSLKEELYFLKKNHDEEMGSMKARMANEQVNVEVDAAQGPDLGAIMAELRNQYEGIARKNKEDSETWYLKKLESVQSEVKESGEVLRCAQSELSERRRFLQALEGELDSLRKQVGVLEENLRETGHKYALEMDSLQAMLSQLEEELSQLRLDMQRNKTDYEQLLRIKQNLELEIATYRRLLEGEEVIKEMPPTKKEPEVRTRKIVKVVTQTMINGRVVEESSEVEQIKDSKK